The Oreochromis aureus strain Israel breed Guangdong linkage group 16, ZZ_aureus, whole genome shotgun sequence genome includes the window CTGCTGAGTCAAACAAATAATCATTTTCACAATAAATTTGTGATTTTATATAAAAGCATACTTGATAGTGCTGCGTGgcatttttagaaaaaatatgcacactgtacaattcaattttatttatatagaaacGAATCACAACAACGGTTGCCTCAGGGCACGTTTACCATGCCGATAactgtgcacgcacacacatcaaCATTACATTGAAGGTTACAACATACCTGCCAGGCTTTTGGTTTATTGAAATGCTGTCTTCTGGGTGTGATGCTGCCGATGGAAATGTAGAGCAATGCCTGCTGCTCCCGAGTGGCTCAGCACAGAGCACAACAGCCCAAGGCAGTCTTAATCCCCAGACACACGGCGTCGCCCACAGGAGCCTGTCATTTCCACCTGTTGTTGAAATACACAGTGCTTTGTATCCCAGGGGAGGGCTTCTGCATTCTGTGGAAAGTGCAGAAATAGATCGTTTCGCAGCTGGGTTAGAGCTTATGTGTGCTGCAATGAAAataatctttttgttttgtatttaaaaattcTAAATTTAGTTTCCTTTCTTGCTtagaaatataattatttttgcaTGCTGTTGTGCTTATCAAACCGTTATCGTTGGCATTTTTACCAGATTAAATGACAGGGGTAGGGGGGGCTTttctggtgacactgttggggatttattcaatcccccaacatggaaatagtcataaaaataaagaaaaagagaaggtgtgtccaaacgtttgactggtagtgtacgTACAAACACTGTGACCACACAAAAAACTATTGTAGAAACGCGTATAtccaaacatgaataaatggtaTTTAAGGACAAAGTTTAGCTTCACAAATCAGATACATTTTCACTTTCAAAAAGCTTTCTATCCACAAATGTAAGCTGTGTTCATGTCCCGGTGTAAAACTGGGACATCTGGGCGTtgttggtgtttgtttttaataaactgGGCATTTCTTCTTCTAAATAAATAGAGCAGCTCGTCAGCCCTCTACTAGAAAACCTAGATTTAACAATTAAAACCATCACACATTAGCACATGAAGGTTAACATGTCATTTAAATATAATGCTGCCTACATGCTGAAATGTTCAGCATCACATTTCACatttatcacacacacacctgaatttCATCTATATTCAGAATATACAGAGATTGCGATTGTGTGGATGGGAGCATGCATTTGTGAGTGAATTTGAAAGTTGCACACAAATCAATTATGCTTGTGGATCATATTGTTGTCATTTGCAACACTTTTAAAGCAAATTCCTCTCCATGAGTCTGATTGTTTTGGTTATTTTTGACTCTTTATTGTTTGTTAACGTTACGTTGTTTTCAGGCCCCTCGCTGAACCTCGTTCTGTCacaagtttcttcctgttgaaagggacgtttttcttcccactgttgccaaaggcTTGCCCTTAATGGGTggtctgattgttgggattttctcaaATATTATAGGGTCTTACAATAATATTAAATCACctcgaggcgactgttgttttgAATTGGTGCTATACAAATGCCTAATTTCCCTAATCTTTCCTCACAgtatcctttttttcttttttcccccctcgcAGCAATGATTGGGCTGTTGTACCCCTGCATCGACAGCCGTCTGGGTGAACCACACAAGTTCAAGCGGGAATGGTCTAGCGTGATGCGCTGCGTGGCTGTGTTTGTGGGTATCAACCATGCCAGTGCTGTATCCTTAGAACGttggtattttttattttctctctttttaataaTTCCCTCTGTACACCTGCagagtggattttaaatcacacattgAAGATGTAAGTAAAGCACAGAGTGTGACTTTTAATTCAAGGAAGTTGGTGTTTAATGACTTACTGGGTAGCTGATGGAGCTGTACATTGTGTAAGCGTGTGTGTAAGTGCATCTCAGAGCATTCAGCCTGGTCCTTGACCTCTGCCTGCATCAGAAAGTGGATTTTGCCAACAATGTTCAGCTGTCTCTGACTCTGGCAGCTCTTTCCATTGGCCTGTGGTGGACATTCGATCGCTCCCGCAGTGGCTTCGGTCTGGGAATCTGCATTGCCTTTTTGGGTACGCTGGTCACCCAGCTCCTGGTTTACAACGGAGTTTTCCAGTAAGTTACTCAAACACTAGTTTGCATATTAAGACAATGTGAAAACATAAAATGGTGGAAAGTGCAGGGTGGAGGCTGATTTGAGAGAAAATCATCACAATGACAAATGAATTTGGTAACTCAGACTTTATCATTAAATAAACTGCTGAATGCAATAATGTGACCTCCAAGTGAACTCTGTAAGTAGTTGCACTGGTGTGCCTATCATTCAGGTGTACCAGCACAGACTTACGGTGTACTCTGTGTCTGCTGGGCTTCTGTATTGTGTTTATTGAATAGAGTAATGTAGCACACTGTAATCCCTGTTTATAATTtagtatttaataataataataagttgtATCACCATGTAGTAAGTTACCCTCCTCTAGCTCCAACAGTTGAATATTGACTGGTCCACAGTGACCCTCCcagcaaacacagacacactgtaaTATTAGGCATACATGTACAGTTGCCTTTCAGTTATGTGTGACCAGAGTTGGAATAATAGCTTCAGTAGGCTTTGCCCAGTTATTCTATTCAGAGCAGagaaccttaaaaatattctgcaatattctgcaattttgcataattttaagaagtttacatttcttcagtattgaacagcagaaattaggctttcttgtccgaggtcatttaagtgaaaaagaaaaggaaaagaaaaagacagcggccgacagcgctgtaaacaacggtagactggtgggtaataagagaatgaaaaatgcagaaaacagatttgagacgggaaactgttcttgaagtacagagagagagagagagagagagagagagagggagagagctgtgcatgaagtgtgatttttatcgtggtggaagcaaaacagcaaaagtcagagggaattcatgacgacattgatcaaatgtgaagcgtagtttgctgcttcttttgctgctggctcggcgaattttggttggagagacaaaacctgcagctcagaatcagcacaaaaagacggaaacacagcgcggacccgacgcatcagaatcgctgagctctgacagcgtgtccgtgttcgggccgtggggtgagaaagccgagaaagacaaagctgattctgatgcgtcgggtccgctctgtgtttacgtctttgtgtggaatccgtgtgcctgctctcatttactgtttggtggttgttgaaatagttttgtgagctttaatctgagaatctggcgtttctggcaaaatacatttatatttaaaagtccattcaggatttaatgaatcaatatcgctttattcaagctactcacctctctctatcCACCTGCTTTTGAAATTGACCACGGCcgatcagagaggtcccgcccctgactatctctgattggtttagtccacgatagggacataatgtgtgtctgttgttgaccacacagagagttgcagagatGTTTTGTTacctgaagatttttttttagttgcaccattgaaaaatttggttgcactctagagccctgtattAAGAAATATGAAAATTTCTAGCAAAGACTTGACACAGGATGTGAGAAATGTGTCTTGCCCTTTAATTTATCCATCTATTATTTCCTCCACTGGATGAGTGACTGTCAATAATTGTTTGTTAAGGAatggaaaaggctgaaaattatACATCAGATTAGAAGTGGACTAAATATCAGGGTCAGCTGCTTTCATGGAGTGATGAATTGAAATTCTGAAATTGTTATTCACATTGACGTCAGCATGTGTTGAGGAaatcaggagagaggtacatcGTTGTCTACTGGCACCTGGAAATCACACTGCAGGCTCTGACATGGTTTGGGGAGCATTTCCCCCTGTGATGTTAAGGGTCTTGCCAAAATTAATGGAagtatgaacacagaaaagtaccacTGGATTTTGTTATCcatcatgcaataccatctgaaaTGCTTGTGATTGACAGCAGCTTAATTTGTCAACACGGCAATGATGTTAAACACACTGTCAGTTCAGTTCACGGGAACTCCAGCAGTAATGAGCCCGAGCCTAAATGTTGTTGAGGGATTGAATGGATCCTCTTGATGAGGGATGGGAATCGATACAAATGTAGCGATTCAGATTCCATCATAGATAACGCTTATTGATTCCATTCCTTATCAGTTCTCATTCGCTCTGCTATTAATTCCAAATTTAATTGGATATTGTGTGGTTAAATatttgtgcatgttggaggtatTTCCACTCTTTGTTGTGGTCAGTGTTGGCATCACTACTCAGAGAAATAATGtgttacacatattacacagaacactttaCTTAAATTTAATGCAGTACCTTACTTACTTACTCccaggagaaagtaatttgttactaCTTGTACACATTACGTTTctctgtaaaatgacctgaaacttATTGTCTCATAGATATCATTTAATAATATAAACCCACAGACTGcagtcccacacaccaacacaaatccctatcaTAATGAGGACACGTGATGtttctcttagtatttaggCATGAACATAAAGCCAACAGCATGAAGCAAAGAGGAAAACAAGCCTAGAAAACTTTGGAACGATTGATTCTACttgaacaggtagaaatggaggcCGCAGCCTGACTGGCTCTGGTCTGActggttcttggctagcttagcgttagcatgctcTTTGTGCAGGTAGTTGCAAAGAGCCGAAGTTGTGTTTGCAGCATAAGTTGTTTCTCTCCTGGGCACAGTTTGCACTTTAAAATCGGTTCTCAATTCACATCTCTAATCTCAGCAGAGAACAGAATTAAAGGCAGCCACCATCTGCAAACATCACTGTACCTTCCCCCATTTTCCTCTCAGcatataaagaaatgacaggTAGCTCGAGAGTATTGCACAGTAGTGTATAACACTTTTTAAATGACCAGAGATCTTGTCCAGAGACTGgacaatattattattaataataaaaacaatgacaacACAACCTTGTTTAATTCAAACAGTCAGTTAATTCTGCTGTGTATAGTTTAAAGTGAGTTTCTGATGTTTGCCTTTTCTCTGCCCAGGTATACGTCACCTGACTTCCTGTACATTCGCTCGTGGTTACCCTGCATCTTCTTTGCAGGAGTAATAACTATGGGAAACATTGGACGGCAACTAGCTTTGGTAAGAAACTGGAATTATTTCAATGAATCAGTTTACATTGACATTAGTTATATTAAGGCTAAGCAGTCATTCCTTCTCAATTCATCAACATTTTTAGAACATTTTCTCACACCCTCTCgtttaattgtttttctttatttttactactttgtACATTGTGGATACAacctgaagacatcaaatatgtgaagcaaaatatatagaatcatgtagcaaagaaaacaatgctaaataactctaaatatgttttatattttaaagtcCTGAgagtagccaccctttgctttgttgatagcgctgcaaaccctcggccttctctcagtgagcttcatgatgtcgtCACCTGACATGGTTTCACCTCACAGGTGAgcctgtcagggttcatttgtggaatttctttcCTTCTTAATGACGTTTGGACCATCAGGTGTGTTGTGCAGCAGTCAGGTTGgtgcacagctgacagccctgtttgacaactgttagaattcatattatggcaagaaccaatcagctcagtaaagagaaacaacagcccatcattactttaagaactgaaggtcagtcagtctggaaCATTGGTAAAACTCTGAATGTGTCTCCAAGTGCAGttgcaaaaaccatcaagcactACGATGAAACTGTCTCACATGAGGACggcccaggaaaggaagaccaggAGTCACATCAGGGCTTCATGGTcgaatagctgctaagaaaccacgactaaggaaaagcaacaagcagaagagatttgtttgggccaagaaacacaaggagtggacattagaccagtggacatctgtgctttggtctgatgagtccaaattaaAGATCTTTGGTACagcacaatgaccccaaacacacctccaggctgtgtcagggctatttgaccaagaaggtGAGTGATGGAATTCtgcacagtcacctgacctaaacctattagagatggtttgggatgtgATGgagcgcagagtgaaggcaaaaggaccaacaagtgctcagcatctctgggaactccttcaagactgttggaaaccatttcaggtgacgacctcacgaagctcatggagagaatgAGCGAAAGCAGGAACCAAAGCAAAGGGTGGATGTTACGAAGAATCTAAAGTATGAAACATGTTTTGAGATATTTCTCACTTTTTGTTTACGACGTAGCTTCATATGTGTTCATtaccttcagtgagaatctacaatgtaaatagtcatgaaaataatttaaaaaacaattaaatgagaaggtgtgtccaaacttttgactggtagtgtacatACAAACATGAACCAAgcttcataatttttttttcaatataggTTTAACAATTAAAATCACTGGTTTGTCCACTTTCAGGCTATTCTTTGCATTTTGAAATCTGAGCCAACGCTTGAGCCAGGCTCTCTCAAAAgcgattaaaaataaaagcctgaaattttaatttttctttcttaaccctaaaaaaaaatctgaatctgGGAGAGCTGCATGAAAAAGTGTCTGAGCAGCAGTTTAAGTATGAAAAACGTCCCCTGTGGTAACAAGCTGAACTTTGCAATACTGGAAACACCTCAGTCCATCTCAGGGCATcacatttttagaatattttCTATTAAACTGTTTAACCATTAAAAAAAGACGTTTGGACGTCCATAATGATTACTGTCTTACtctttatatataaaatgtgtcgagatgtatttaaaaagtttaaaaattcaACAAGTTCCAGTACAGTTTTTATTAAATCAGATTAAACTGGAGACTGGTGGGTGCCATTTATAAACTCCACAATTACCTAACTGAACTctactcatttttttttttttttttgtagtacaATTTGTCATATTTGCTCAATCCAGCAGGAAAGTTGAACGAACATAGAACTTCTTCATATTCCCTGAAGAGAATATGAAGAAGTTTGTAACCTTTCTGTTCATATTTTGACGAGTCAATACTCAGACACTTAATTACATTAATGTGTCCCAAATTATAGATCCTGATTAATTTTGATGGCAAgtttttatctttaatagtTTTTGAGGTATTCAAACATGACAAAAGACAAAGTGGCCTGAAAGTGGATGGACAGACCATTGTAAAAATCTGATTTACATGACGCTGCCAAAAGTATTCGTTCACTCATCCAAGTTCATCCAGTTTAAGTGTTCCCTTCGCTTTCATGACCACAGGTTTATAAAATGAAAcacctaggcatgcagactCTGACAGCAGTGCTTTCCATGTTGGAACTTTATCACAGATGCTGTTTTTGCCtcgtctctttcttattgttgaatcatgaacactgaacttaactgaggcctgcagttctttagatgttgttctgggttcttttgagATCTCCTGGATGAGTTCTCAGGctcttcagttttcttttcacatAAGTCCAGAATAGCTTCATCCCTCAATATATAAAAGTATAAAGTGCAtgttgtatttactcaggtttgtctcatattaaaatttgtttcatgatctgaaacatgttgcAGTGCTAAAtatactaaaaaataaaaaaggttgcaaatgctttttcacagcactgtatatcGATATCGACTGATTAAAGAAGCTGAGTTACAATGATGCATCATGTCCATGCTGGTATATAAAAGTAGATGGCCTTTAAAGTGGTGTTTTGTGTCTAACAGCTCTCCTGCTCCCCTTGTTTCCAGTATGAATACAAATTCATTCAGGACAAGAGCCATCAGGACTGAGGGATGTCTCGGCTGCATCAGACCTCTGCTCACAATGACTCTTTGCACCAACCTGAAGCCAGGTGCAGGTTATCAGCCCGGACTGCAGCTGGCTGATGAGCCAGTCGGGCCGTTTAAATCGAGCCCTGAGATCTCGATCGGCTGCTGCGCTGTATTTTTGACTGGCTCTGTCCGGCCTTTGAGAGATCACCCAGCTGCTACCACATTATATCCATGAACTGATGTGAATAATGAGAGTGGAGTTTGTGTCTTTGCTTTCCTTTACTGCGGTTTATCTGTAATAGACATGGATTAGCAGATAAGCAGCCAACATTCCTCAGATCAGCTCAGATGTTTGCTCCCTTGGCTCGACTGTGCCAAACAGAATCACATGGGATCTGTTTATTTACTGCCCTCGTCTCATGATTCTTCCTCATCTGTCATACATCGGTGGGGAACACACAGCCTAGTGAACGTATCCAGGATGCATCtatgtactggactgtttttTGTATGTAATTACCCATAATCCACTTTTAGATATTCTTGATAAAGAGATGTTGACAGGTGCTAAGGAAACAGGATGTCCAGTGTTCCCCTGTAGTGGGTACATGTAAGAGCCCATTGTTTTGTGCATTATGATGTACAGTATCATCAGGTCAAAAAACACTGATAACGTTCTTTGGGTTTAGGGTTAGACGTGAacaatacatttagaaatagaTTCCATCTATAAATGAAGATTATGGTGTTAATTAGTTTAAAACTagttactgtttttatttcagggAGGAAGACTTGGCCAAAAGTCTTCCTGCTGCCTTTTAGTTGCTTTTCTTTGCTTTCTCCAAACAGGAAGAATGCCAAAACTTCCCAGCTCACGTTGAGTGGTGTTGCCCACCTAATGTATGACAGCAGATAATGGAGGTGATGGAACTTCACACTGAATCAAATAAATTCTCTCTGGTCAAACTGGGTTTGCTGTAAGGAGATTTTCTGCTTCTACCAACATTTGTTTTGTATCTTCATTGTGAAGAGAGTGACTTTTGTCACAAAGCTGTTTTTGTTCAACTCATTTCAATTAAAG containing:
- the insig2 gene encoding insulin-induced gene 2 protein — protein: MSLTLTAMSGRAVTGDQQQWSRSGEMQHSRGPYISVITNRTTNLLIRGAMLFSVGVFLALVLNLLQVQRNITLFPPDVITSIFSSAWWVPLCCGTAAAMIGLLYPCIDSRLGEPHKFKREWSSVMRCVAVFVGINHASAKVDFANNVQLSLTLAALSIGLWWTFDRSRSGFGLGICIAFLGTLVTQLLVYNGVFQYTSPDFLYIRSWLPCIFFAGVITMGNIGRQLALYEYKFIQDKSHQD